CAGTGACCGGCCTGAAACGGCTCACCCGAGGGTATCACGAAGTTCCGCCAAGTCAACGAGCGGCATCGGATTCCGCTTCGCACATTCCCAAGTCGCACGCGGATTCGAACCGACTCCAGGCGATTCTGGAGAGCGGGTCGCTCAGTGATACAGGAACAACGGCACGGGGGATTCGGCTAGAAGGGTTTGCGTCACGGAGCCGAGGAAGAATTCGCGGATTACCGATTGACCATACGCACCGCTGACGATCATTTCGGCATTGGTTTGGGCGATGGCGTCGAGTAGGACCGATGCCGGGGAATCCGACGATTCAATGGCGAGATTCTTGGCGGCGATTCCGTGATGGTTCAGATAATCGATGGCGATTTCGGCACAGCGAATCGCGGTATCCACATCGCGGTGAATGCTGACAATGTTGATTGATTTTCCGCTCGCAAGTCCCAGTTGAGTAAAGGCTTGCAACGTGCGGGCCGATTGCAGGCTGCCATCGTAGGCGATCAGAATCGAATCGCCGGAAGCGGGACGTTTCGGCACCACCACCACGGGCCGCGGCATGCTGTGCAGCACTCGGTTGAGCGTCTCGCAGTTCGATTCCTGGGTGGCGAATCGGAAGTGGGTTTCTTGGCCCAACAGCAGCAAATCGAATCGCTGGGCTTGGCGGAGCAAGACC
This DNA window, taken from Tuwongella immobilis, encodes the following:
- a CDS encoding universal stress protein, yielding MLKSILIGLDGTAWSSRAIELGIQLAQTHNALLVGQGIIDEPTILGPEPTPLGAGAFKEHADSVRLERAVRQVERYLESFSLKCAEAGVASKPLEDRGSPPQVLLRQAQRFDLLLLGQETHFRFATQESNCETLNRVLHSMPRPVVVVPKRPASGDSILIAYDGSLQSARTLQAFTQLGLASGKSINIVSIHRDVDTAIRCAEIAIDYLNHHGIAAKNLAIESSDSPASVLLDAIAQTNAEMIVSGAYGQSVIREFFLGSVTQTLLAESPVPLFLYH